One window from the genome of Deltaproteobacteria bacterium encodes:
- a CDS encoding amidohydrolase family protein, whose product MTSTNPRRIIDGDGHVVEDIGAIIENMPPEYIGKTFSEARAKSPFPPIDHLHSANRHYVPEGAFAQVGPEGWEVFLEDVRIDATVLYTSAGLAFGKIVSRDWAIELARAYNNWIHETYVARSPRFQAMGLLPLQEPKAAVEELRRMVNELGLCGAMLPSTGANMPHLGSERYWPVYAEAERLGCAIGIHGGAHEGLLMDDMTPYAPVNALGHPMGQMVCFAGIIFNGVLDKFPGLRIGFLEAGCAWLLTCLERFSGSWASHVQYDPRGRFLKLDDGMNITDYVCRHIDEDRIFVGVEGDELSIAEAVRVVGNKPFLFSSDYPHEVDAATCKHELQELEENEGLSDDDKDAILFRNAQRFYRLGEGAAQKA is encoded by the coding sequence GTGACCTCAACCAATCCCCGACGCATCATCGACGGCGACGGCCACGTGGTCGAAGACATCGGCGCCATCATCGAGAACATGCCGCCGGAGTACATCGGCAAGACCTTCTCCGAGGCGCGCGCCAAGAGCCCGTTTCCGCCCATCGACCACCTGCATTCGGCCAACCGGCACTACGTCCCGGAGGGCGCCTTCGCCCAAGTTGGACCGGAGGGCTGGGAGGTCTTTTTAGAGGACGTGCGCATCGATGCCACGGTGCTCTACACCAGCGCCGGGCTGGCCTTCGGCAAGATCGTCAGCCGGGACTGGGCCATCGAGCTGGCGCGGGCCTACAACAACTGGATCCACGAGACCTACGTGGCCCGGAGCCCCCGCTTCCAGGCCATGGGGCTGCTGCCGCTGCAGGAGCCCAAGGCCGCGGTCGAGGAGCTGCGGCGCATGGTCAACGAACTCGGGCTTTGCGGCGCCATGCTGCCGTCCACCGGCGCCAACATGCCGCATCTGGGCTCGGAGCGCTATTGGCCCGTCTACGCGGAAGCGGAGCGCCTGGGCTGCGCCATCGGCATCCACGGCGGCGCCCACGAGGGCCTGCTCATGGACGACATGACGCCGTACGCGCCGGTGAACGCCCTGGGCCACCCCATGGGGCAGATGGTCTGCTTCGCCGGCATCATCTTCAACGGCGTGCTGGACAAGTTCCCGGGGCTGCGCATCGGCTTCCTGGAGGCCGGCTGCGCCTGGCTGCTCACCTGCCTGGAACGGTTCAGCGGCTCCTGGGCGAGCCACGTGCAGTACGACCCGCGCGGGCGCTTCCTCAAGCTCGATGACGGCATGAACATCACCGACTACGTCTGCCGCCACATCGACGAGGACCGCATCTTCGTAGGCGTCGAGGGCGACGAGCTGTCCATCGCCGAGGCCGTGCGCGTGGTGGGCAACAAGCCATTCCTGTTCTCGTCCGACTATCCCCACGAGGTGGACGCGGCCACCTGCAAGCATGAGCTGCAGGAGCTGGAGGAGAACGAGGGACTGAGCGACGACGACAAGGACGCCATCCTCTTCCGCAACGCCCAGCGATTCTACCGGCTGGGCGAGGGAGCGGCGCAGAAGGCGTAG
- a CDS encoding amidohydrolase family protein — MSTLQDQTVVDGDGHVVEDHEAIWRRMPEDYRVSNWSGRSPFGPNDHLHATNRHFVPEGAFAKVGHDGWIDFLEDVGVESTVLYPTNGLTLGRVVSRDWAIELSRAYNDWIHDEYTAKSPRFQAVGMIPLQEPDEAAAELRRIVEELHFAGAMLPGTGASQLQNHLGDERYWPIYQEADRLGCALGIHGGVHDNMGLDDMSPYAPVNALGHPFGQMVNFAGIVFNGVLDRYPNARFGFLEAGAAWFVNCLERFERSWSSHVQYDPNGRFLQLKDNESVTDYVLKHVDAGRIFIGVEGDELTLPFAVRIAGNKPFLYSSDFPHEVNHATAKEEIQELRENPRLTDDDKAAILHGNARRFYQLG, encoded by the coding sequence GTGAGCACGTTACAAGATCAGACGGTGGTGGACGGCGACGGCCACGTGGTGGAAGACCACGAGGCCATCTGGCGGCGCATGCCGGAAGACTACCGGGTCAGCAACTGGTCGGGGCGCAGTCCCTTCGGACCCAACGACCATCTGCACGCGACCAACCGTCACTTCGTGCCCGAGGGGGCGTTCGCCAAGGTGGGACACGACGGATGGATCGACTTCCTGGAAGACGTGGGCGTCGAAAGCACGGTGCTCTACCCGACCAACGGACTCACCCTCGGCCGGGTTGTGAGCCGCGACTGGGCCATCGAGCTGTCGCGCGCCTACAACGACTGGATTCACGACGAGTACACGGCCAAGAGCCCGCGCTTCCAGGCCGTCGGGATGATCCCGCTGCAGGAGCCGGACGAAGCGGCGGCGGAGCTGCGGCGCATCGTCGAGGAGCTTCACTTCGCCGGCGCCATGCTGCCCGGGACCGGCGCCAGCCAGCTTCAGAACCACCTGGGGGACGAGCGCTACTGGCCCATCTACCAGGAAGCAGACCGCCTGGGGTGCGCTCTCGGCATCCACGGCGGCGTGCACGACAACATGGGCCTGGACGACATGAGCCCGTACGCGCCGGTGAACGCGCTGGGGCACCCCTTCGGCCAGATGGTCAACTTCGCCGGCATCGTCTTCAACGGCGTGCTGGACCGCTACCCCAACGCCCGCTTCGGCTTCCTGGAGGCCGGCGCCGCGTGGTTCGTCAACTGCCTGGAGCGCTTCGAGCGCTCCTGGAGCAGCCACGTGCAGTATGATCCCAACGGCCGTTTCCTCCAGCTCAAGGACAACGAATCCGTCACCGACTATGTCCTCAAGCACGTGGACGCGGGCCGGATCTTCATCGGCGTGGAAGGAGACGAGCTGACCCTGCCCTTCGCGGTGCGCATCGCGGGCAACAAGCCGTTCCTCTACTCTTCCGACTTCCCCCACGAAGTGAACCACGCCACGGCGAAGGAGGAGATCCAGGAGTTGCGCGAGAACCCGCGTCTCACGGACGACGACAAGGCGGCGATCCTGCACGGCAACGCCCGCCGTTTCTACCAACTCGGATAG